CATAACCATGGAAACTAGTAGAGTAACAATAATTACCACGGTTATGATGATTTTTTTGGTTCCACTCAAATGCCAAATCCGTTTTTTGCCTGCTTGGGTGTCAGTGGGTGAAGACCAAAATTTCTTGTGCATAAAAGAGAACCTTTGCGGACTTACCAAGCCGTAAATAGCCTCAAAAGGAAAAATACGGTTCGGTAAAAGGTTTTTTACCCTATTCAAGCCCACCAGCCCACAACATACTTCTAATCGGAAGATATGCTAGGCGATGTAATTTAAGATTACCCCAAATTGAAGACCCCACATTTTATCGATGCAGATAACATGCGATAAGTCAGAAAAATCGGTGAAGGGTGATTATGACTCTTTAAGAGGGAGCTGCAGCCCCAAGAGCTGGAGTTGCCAATGTACCCGTTTTAACGGTTTTACTCCAATCCCTTTTCCTTCTAAACAATAATTTTAGAAAAGCCCAACCGGCAATAACCATCTGAATCAGCCAGTAAAAGTAAATGCAAGGTATCCACAAGATGTTGCGGGGTTTGATGGGTTTCTCGGAAGCAATTAAGCCCACGCCGATTGAAACTATGGATACGGCGGTTAAGGCGATAACAAGCCCAGTGAAGTTTATGATGGGTGTGCTTTGCCACAGAAAAACCGCCACAACAAACCAGTTAATGTAGCTTAGTAGCGAAACAACCATCATGAAGGGGCCGCCAAGCGAGATTTCTGCATCCACGGTTCTTTTGTTGAGGGTATTGAGTAAGCGACCGTATTTTAGGGCGGTTTCCATGTAGCCTCGATACCAACGGACCCTTTGTTTAACGAGGTTTCCCAAATTTTCTGGGGTTTCTTGCCCTGAACAAACGTCGGGTGCATATTTGACGGAGTACTTTTTCTCAACTAACCGAAGGGCTAATTCTATGTCTTCGGTGAGGGAGTTTTCGTCCCAGCCGCCCAGTTCTTCGAGCACGTTGCGCCTCACGAATTGGCAGCTTCCCGTTAGCGGAACAAATAGCTGCATGTGTTCTCTGCCGCTAAGTAACGCTTGGAACCAGGCTTTTTCCTCCATGGATATAACGCGGGTGAGAGCGTTGCTTTTTTCGTTTATAGAGGTGGTTCGCCCTTGTATTGCTACGATTTTTTGGTCTTTGAAGTATGCAGCGGTTTTTAGTAATACTTCTTTTTCGGGGAGGCTATCCGCGTCAAAGACACCCACTATGTCGCCGTTTACGTAGGGCAATGCAAGGTTAAGCGCGGCGGGTTTTCCTTTTGAGGTCTGTTCAGAGATGAATTGGATGTTTTGGGGGTATTTATCGACGAATTCGCTGCAGATTTTGGCTGTGCCGTCTTTAGAGTTGCCGTCGATTATGATTATTTGCATTTTTTCTTTGGGGTAATCGACGTTTAGGATGCCGTCTAAGCATCGGCGTATGACGGCTTCTTCGTTTTTTGATGGAATAATAAGCGAGAAACTTGGGAGGGGGTCTTGTGCAGTTATTTGGGGTGGCGACTGCTGTTTGCGTTTGCTTCTTACGCCCATGTATATTATGGAGCCATTGTAGATGGTCCAAAAGAGCAGAACTGCTAAAAGCACCGTGGAGAAGACATCAAACGCTATCATAGATACCCAACATATGTTCCTTTATTCTCAATTGATTGGCAGGCAAGCATTTGAAATTATTGACATGTTGATAACCTGTATGATAATTGGACATGTAAAACCTTGCCCCACAAGTATTAAAAGCGCAGATAAACAGGTATCTCATGCATTTCCACATATATTTGTTTAAACTTTTTAAGGTTTGTTTTTCCGTAACAGCTCCCTAAGATATATGGCTATTGTTTATCTGATAATAAATCAATTTAGCGCCAAAAATGCTTTCAACTAAACAAAATTTTATCAGTTAAATGCTATTTAGTGCATCATGTTTGTTGTTTTGGTGTAGTTACTGCTTGTAAGAACACTTAAAGCACCCGAACGACTTTTTTCTTTAAGAGCGCTGCAATCAATGCGTTGGCTTTTTCTTGTTTGTCTAATAATTTCGGGAGTTCTTTTGGCTGATACACCATTAGCGCAGGTAGAAGTGCAAGCGCAAAACGAGGGCGAATCGTATTCACTGATTCTACAGGGGTTTGCATGGAACCACACCACCCTCGAACTACTAATCGTTACGCCCAGTGATGCATCGTGGTGGAATAACGAATTTTTGAATGCTTCACTACGCGCGATTGGTCAATGGAATGAGGCGGTAGTTAATTTTTCAGCAGCTTATCCTGAATTCGCCTACCTCTCCAGCGTTGAGATAGTGACTACTGTGTCGGATAAGATGGATTCAGGCTACGACATTTACATGAACTGGACAGCCACACCGTTGAGCAGCACCAATAATGAGGTGGGGTTATCCAAAATTTTTGCTTACCAAAACAGCGCTATCGTTAACTGCACCATGAGCCTTGCCACCCAAACCAATTATGGTCAAGCCCTAAGCATTGTGGATATGCAGAATGTGGCGCTTCACGAGTTGGGGCATGCGTTTGGTTTGGGTCACTGCAACTACACGCAGGATTTGATGTATCCAGTTTATTATCTGGCAAGTGGCCCTAAGGACGTGTCTTCGCTGGATGCCTATGGCGTGGCGTTCCTGTTTGGATGGCTGATTAGCCCCAGCGGCTTTTACCCTACCAAGGCATGGCTAAACCAGTCATCGGTGCTCTCGCCCGCTGAAGTAACCTACACGCAGATTCCTGTTTCACCCGACAACGCGGCACCCCAGACGCTTGCAACCAACCCCATAGTTATGCAGCTTTTGTTGCTTGCAGCGATTTTGCTGCGTCCAGAAATTTTGATCACCATAGTTGCGATTTTGGTATTCTTCATTGCCTTGGGGATAGTTGTGAGAAGAACAAGGTACAGGTCTAAGGCTGATTCATGAAGGCAACAAATTCTTTTTGGCTTCGCGGTTTTAGGACGTAGTTAGTTTTTTTCTCTACGCCTATGGTGGAGCTGGGGGTTTTGCCGTAGTCGTGCCCAGGAAAAACCTTAACATCATCGGTTAGTTTGAGGATTTTGTTGAAGAGGCTGTCGTAGAGGGCTTCGGGGTCTCCGCCTGCGAGGTCAGTTCGTCCACATTCCCCCACAAAAAGCGTGTCTCCCGTCAAAAGCTTATCCTCATCGACTAAGAGGCAGATGCCGTCGGGGGTGTGGCCGGGTGTGTAGATTACTTTTAGGGGGATTTTGCCTACGTAGAGGGTGTCGCCGTCTTCGAGGCGGACATTGCAGGGAACTTTGGAGGTTTTATAGACCGCGACTTCGGGGGCAAACAGGCTGGAGAGTTCTATGTTGCCTGCAGTGTGGTCGCTGTGTCCATGGGTGTCTATGACGTATTTGAGTTGGAAGTTTTGGGTTTTGAGGATTTTGATTATTTCGCCCGCGTTATAGCTGGGGTCAACGACGGCAGCTTCACCGCTGGCTTGGTCAGCGATTATGTAGGAGTAATTGTCGCCATGCTGCTGAACCTGCTTAAAGAACATACAAGACACCGTGCATTATGGTGCGGTTGGGGGTTAAAAGCCGTTTCCGCCTATTAGCGTTTGGTTCCAGAAGTAGAGCCGCCTATACTGCCCCGCAATGGGGAATTGTTGGTCATCGTAGATTATGTCGAAGTTGGAGCCGTATTCTTTGAGGAGTTGTCGGGTGGTGTTCCAGATTTGTGCGGACACCTTGTCGGGTGGCCAGAGACCCCAAAGCGGGTCGTTGGGGTTTCGCATTCCCCAGCCGTAATTGTTAGGCATGACAAACGCGACGGTTGGCGGCGGCTTGACGGTTAGGTAGGGGATGTCGTTCCAGAATTGCTCCATTGCCGCTAGTTGGTCTTCGGTTAGGATTCCGTAGGGGTTGTCGTCAATTTGGGGGTAATCGAAGATGACTGCATATTTTGCGCCTGCCTCGTAGGCTTGGACGAGTTGGCTGTAGAGTTCGGTGCCGTTTACGAGGTAGGGGGGTTGGTTGTAGGTCCAGGTTATGATGGCGCCCCAGGTTTTGTTTTGCACTCGGGCAGCTCCCCGCGCCAGCGCGATGGTTTGGTCGATGCTTTGGTTGGAGCCGAACTCGGCGAATATGGTGTCGTAGCCGCCTTTGTAGTCGAACCAGTACAGGGCGTAGTCGCTGGTGTAAGCGTGGATTTCGCGGCTTTTGAGTTCTTGGAGCCCCACCCCATTTTCTACGCTGTCTAAGAAGTGATATGCCGCCTGACTGTTATCCACAGGTGAAGACCCGTTTAGATGCAAATCAATCGCGTTGCCGCCGTCATGCGTGTAGTACCTCGACGTGTTGCGTATGCGGATTTGGTTGAAGTACCCCGTCCAATTGGTATCTATGGTTTGCCCGCCGGGTTCATCATTGAGGTAAACGCCTAAGAAGCGGCTGCCCCAAGTGGCTTTGGCGTAGTCAAGCCATGGGATTTGCCAAGTAATGTTGGGGTTGAAGTACCCGAACGCTGCAATCACATACAAATCTGCGGCCACAGCGTAGTTGAGAACTTCGTTTAACGCGGTTTCGTTTATGCTAACGGGATAGGACTGCATGACAAAGAGATTAGTGAAGCCTTTAACTCGGTCAATGAGGACTTCGGCGTCTGATGTGGTGTTGCCGTTGAAGGAAACCCCGAAGAAAAACTCTGGTTGCGCAGCACCGTTATTGTTCGAGGTAAGGTAGGGCCAGATAAGCAGAGCAGAAACCAAAGCAGCCGCTACAACCACAACAAAAATGGATAACAGAAGGGCGCTCCTCAAAAGAATCGCCTCCGAAAATCAGCCACAAAAATCAAAAATACCATGCCCCCGCAACTAAAAATAGGTTCCCAATCTACGAGGCGCAACAAAGAACACCGTTTAGCTATTTGCAGCCTATTTGGATCCTATTAGTGGTTCTATGCAGAAACCTAAGGGGGGTAGGTCCGTATTGGCGCAAAACAAGCGCATTAGCATGTTGAAAACCAGTAATTAAGGGAAGGGTGTAGACCCAGAGGCTATCCGTTAAGGTGTACTTGGCTAATTGATTGGTTTTTTCCATCCGCCATTGCTAAAACGCGCAAGCACCCCAAAGGGAAAGGACAGCAGCACCAAGTCGATGACGGTTATGGAGGTGAATGATAAGTCGGTGGTTGTTTGCATCACAAGATTCACCGAGGTAAACAGGAGCACCAAGAATATGCCGTTTAGCCAAAACCCAACCTGCCATCCGCGGGTTTTATAGAGCAACTGGATGAGGACGATATTGAGGACGCCTATGATTAGCGGTTGAATGAGGTAGGTGATTATGGCGAGGAAGGCAAAGCCAAAGGGCGGCATGTAAGAAATGAGTTGAACTGTTTCGGAATTTATCCATACCTGAGCAATAACCAAAACCGCCACTACAAAAACCCCCTGAATCAAGAGCTTCTCGATTAAATGCAGATGCCGTAGATGATTGAAGAATCGGTTATCAGTTAGCGTTTTTTGCAATCCAATCCCCCACTGCAGTCATTGTTGGTCTATCCCGAATGCCATAATTATCGAAATCACTATTCCAATACACCAGCCAGCAGCCCTTCAAACCCATGTTCCTAAACAGAGTGAGCCCCTTAATGATAAAATCAGTCTGGGCTTGACTGTCGCCCGTGGACATGCCGAACTCGGTTATCACCACATCTTTACCAGTGATTTGATGCAGGTTATTGATGAAATGCGGCGACAAAACCAGAAAAGACTCCATGAAAATATCTAAACCTACAAAGTCCAGTTTGCTGCTAAGCTCCATAGGCACATTGATACGCAAAACGTAGCCAATGCCAAAGTTAGTATAGTACTGCACAGGCAAATTGTGGGCAGTTATGGTTTGATACATTAAGTCAAATTTTGAGGTTAACTCGTCATCAGTAAAAAGCGAACCCACAGTCCAGCTTTGGGACAATTCAGGCTCATTTAACACCTGAATGTAGGAGAGGTGACTGCCCCAACGGTCCAGATAATAATCGATTTTCTCAACGGGACAAGCGTTTTGAACCACTAAAGCAACCTCTAAACCCGCGTTGTCGGTGGCGGCGAAGAACTCGTCGGCTTTGAGGTTCATGGTGTCGTTGTAGTCTTCAGGGTTACATTCAAGCGTTATACGAATAACTTTGAAGCCTAAATCGTGAATACGCACAACTTCGCCGCTGATTTGGGTCAAGTTGTCCTGTTCAAAAACATAATGGATACCGACTTTGAAGTCGGAATTCTGATTTTTCTCAGCCTGCGCAAAATGCTGGTAGGGAAAGAAAACCTGCAAAAACACCAAGCAGATACAAAGCGAGATTATGATGAGGTTCTTGATTAAACTCTTATTTGTAAACCCCACAAATGCTCCAACAACGCTTGAAACCAGCTTGTTCATAGACCAGCATTATACATAGGTTGATGTTATATATTTTAATGAAAAAAGCGGGCTCCAAAAAGAATGGAGCTGAAACAGCTTAATAGAAACTCTGAATCGGCGAGTCTTCTGCGACAGGTTCAGCGTTGAGCGGCGTGATTTTGGTTTTAGTGAGAGCTTTGATGTTGTTGAAGTCACTCATTTCGCCATAGCTAACTAAAGTGATTGCGGTTCCTTCTTCGCCTTTGCGTGCGGTTCTGCCAATGCGGTGGAAATAGACTGGGGGATCATTGGGTACATCGAAGTTGATGATGTGGGTGATTCCTTCTATATCTAAGCCTCTTGCGGCAACATCAGTTGCAACTAGAAGGCTGCATCTGCCAACTTTGAAGTCGTTAATGGCACGGTCGCGTTGCGCTTGAGTGAAGCCTGCGTGGAGCACTTGGGTACGGAAGCCTTTCTTGTAGAGTTGGTCAGCAAGTCGACTGGTTTCATGGCGGGTGCGACAGAAAATGATGGCTTTGTCGACGCGGTCATCGTGGAGAATTTCGCAGAGGGCACCGAGTTTGCTGCCTTGATTTACAACGGTGTAGTATTGTTTCATTTGGGTGAGGGCGATTTCGTCTTTGCTGACAAGGATTTTCTCTGGGTTTTTGAGGTAGCGGTTACAGACGCGCCACACAGAGTCATCCATGGTTGCGCTGAAAAGGCTCGTTTGGCGTTCACGCGGAGTTTTGGAGAGGATATATTCTACGTCTTCTGTGAAGCCCATGTCAAGCATGCGGTCAGCTTCGTCAAGAACCACAATGCGTACACCTGATAGGTTAAGTACGCGGCGTTCCATAAGGTCAATGAGTCTGCCGGGTGTGCCGACAACGATTTGGACACCGCTGGCTAAACTGTGGATTTGTTTGTTAATTGATTCTCCGCCGTAAACGGCTAAAACTTTGATGCGTGAATATTTGCCGAATTTTGATAGGTTATCGGCAACTTGCACCGCTAATTCGCGTGTAGGAACCAAAACTAGTCCTTGGACGCCGCGGACTTCACGGTCGAGCCGCTGAACCATTGGGACGCCGAATGCGGCGGTTTTGCCTGTTCCAGTTTGAGCTTGCCCAATAACGTCTTTGCCTTCAAGCAAAGGAGTGATAGCTTGGGCTTGAATCGGAAAAAGCTGGTCAAACCCGAGTTCAGATATACTTCTTTGGACTTCGTTGCTTAATGATAAGTCCTTAAAGGATTGAATTTGCATTTTTTATCGTTACTTCTTCTGCCACAGGATTTTTCATGGATTCGCATAGAAGCTGTTTTTGGAGCTTTGGATACATGAGTTAATGTGACAGCCCAAAATGGTGTTCGCGCGTATAAAAACATTTAGCAAATTTTAATGCAAACCCGATGTTTCGGGATTAACGATTATGCTGTGGTTGTGTAGGCACAGTCACATACCCATAAAACCATACGGGTTACACTCCCTACACTTGGAGAGAACACAAATGAGTAAAAACAAAGCCAAAAAAGCGCCACCCTACTTCTACGACGGCCCACCCCTAGACGAGGCAGAACGTGAAGAAGAAACCGATGACATTTACGACACTGGAACCCGCGAAGAAATGCTTGAAGACGACGAAATCACCGCAGCCGAAGAGGGCTTCATGCGGGGACACGAACAAGAGCCACCCAGCAAAAAAGTCACCCGAAAAAACGCCATCAGCCACACCGACACCATCGCAGATGAATTAGCAAAAGAAGACGCAGAAGAAGACTAACGCCTATTTTTTCTAAAAAGCACCACCACAGCTAAGCAGCCAACAATAACCAACACCGCAACTAAAAGCAGCCCCACCGGAAAAGGAACAGAGGGGGAACCAGACGCAGACGCGGTGAATACTACGGATACATTGTGGTCGCCCGCATTGAGTTGGGTCCACACGTAATAGTTTTTTTCGTCTTGAGTGTAGCCTTGATTTGGCGCTTGTTGGGTGTCAATGTATATTTGGGGATAGGTTGGGGTGTAGGTTAGGTTTTGTTTGGGTATGGTCAAGTTGGCTGTGCCCGCTTTGAGGGTGGACAAGTTGAAGTTGAAAGTAGTTGTGCGAGCCTCTGGGTCTGCTGTTAGGGTGAGGTGGGTTATTTGGGCGTTGGTGCGGTTTCCGTTTAGGGTAAAATTCAATTCTTGCTGCACAGGAGACGGCGACGGCTCCTTAGTAGGAGTTGGCCGAGGCGAAGCCGAAGCTGTAACAGTAGGCTTGGGGGTAGCGGCAGTTATCGGAGGGGAAGTAGCCACTGTTTGGGGAATCGAAGCGGCGTCCGAAATATCTAACCGTACATTAGACACATCCACTTCATGCTGCCCCATGCCCTGCCACCACCAATCCTCCCCCATGCCCACAATCAAAGTAATAGGGTGCACCCTATCAGTGAACTGCGCCTGCGCTGCAAAAATCACCGCCGCCCCATTTACCGCCAAAGTTACTGTCCCCTTTGAGTTATCTACCGTCAAATCCAGATGATACCATGTGTTGCTGACAGGAGCTGCACCCGCCGACTGAACCGCATACGTGTAGATGGGGTTGCCGCCAATCCAAATCGCCCAAGCAGCACATGCGTCAATGCCTACGCCGAAGTTGCCCTGATTGCCGCTTAAGTCGGTGGAGTCGCATAGGTAGAGGAAGAATATGGCGGTGGAGCCTTGGGAAAGACCATTGGGGACTTTGGTGAAGTAGAAGTCTGCGGAGGCAACAATTGTGCTGTTGGGAGTGGAGGTGAAGCCTCCCGCTCTAAGCAAAGAATAGGTGCAGATCCCAGCGGAGGCAGGCGCAGGCACCACGAATCGGGCAACACCGTTGGTGACGGTTTGGCTGGCGCCCGGTCCAACATCGGTTTGAGTCCAGCCTGCAAAGTTGCCAGACGAGAAGTTATCCGAAAAAACCAGTCCCGCACCGCAAAAGGGCATGACGGCAACGGAGAGGAAGAACAGCATTGCTAAAAATGCGGGTAGCTTTCGATTCAAAATGCCACATCCTAGGGGATAATTAGACAAGTCTTTGATTGACCCAAAAATCATCATATCTACAGCCGCGCCAACAATAAAAACGAAACGACAGCCAAACGCATAAGCCGCCAAACCAACGTTAACCCAGCCACAGCAACCTATGCATAGAGGGTTTGGAGGGGGGCACGGCGCTTTATGTGAATTTGACCACTAACCATAAAAGCGAGAAGGATGCAATCAGTGTTGAGGCTACTGTTTACCCGTGTCGATGCGTGATCCAGTTTGTGGAACTGTCTTAGACGAGAATACTGCGAAGTTTAAGATTTCTTACGAAGGCGAAACCTACCATTTCTGCAGTCTCGTCTGCAAAAAACGCTTCAAACGCCAACCCACCAAATTCGTAAAATAAAAGTTGGCTAAAGGGTTTCTCCGCGGGATATATCCATCATCATGAAACCTGACGCCATTTTCGGGTAGAAGTCCGTGCTTTTTTCAGGCAGCAATTCGTGCTGTACCGCGATGGTGGCAACAGTTTTTGCGCTGATAGGGTTTACTAGAAATGCAAGGGTTGCTTCGCCGTCTTGGATTTTCTTTAGGGCAGTTTTGGTCCAGCGTACATAGAGGATGGTGTCGTCGAGGTTTAGTTCGCCGGTTTTTAGGATAACTTTGAAGACGATGTCGCGGAGAATGACAACGTCAAAGATTTTGGTGTCTTTAGAGACATTTTCGTTAACGAAGTCATAAACGGCTTTATCATGCTTGAGCAACAGTCCAAAGGCGTGTTTGCCATCGTAGACACAAAACGCGTGCTCGTTAAAGTGGCTGGTAAGATAGCTTTCGATGGCTTCGGTAGTGGGTTTGACTTCTTGGAGGTCAAAGAAGCATCGGAAACGCTCCATAACTTCGGGGGTTAAAGTGTGGTTTTTTAGGAGCCTATGTGTCGGCAACACGACTAGACCCTCATCCTGTACGGGCACCAGATATGCCATGTGAAAGTTGAAAGCGTCATCAGGACGCCAGTTGCCTTTGGCGCGCATCTCATCGCGGTAGGCAAGGGCACTTTCGTATCTGTGGTGACCATCGGTTATGACAATTGGCTTATCAGCAAGCTCGGCTTGTAGCGCTTTGATTTTCTGGGGGTCGGTTACTTTCCAAACGGTTTGCTTGACGCCTAAGGAGTCGGTGGCTTTGATTATGGGCGGGGTTTTGGCGACTTCATCAAAGAAGGCGAGGGTTTTGCGTTGGGGGTCTTGGTAGATGAGGAAGATGTGTTCGAGGTCTTTTTGGACAGTACGGAGCATGTTGAGGCGGTCGGCTTTGGGCGCTTTGTAGGTGCGTTCATGGGGGAAAACGATGTTTTCTTCGTACGGATAGAGCCTCATTGCGGCAATAACGCCAGTACGTTGGTAGGTTTTGCCGTCCAAAGTGAATTCTTGACGAGAAATAAAGAGCGCTGGAGCAGACTCTTTTTGCATTACATCCTCGTTTAGCCAAGTTTGGATGCGTTGGTTGGCAACGTTATATTTGTCAGCTTCCAACGGGAGAATAAGGCGGCAGTAATTGTAGGGGGACTGCTCGTAGTATTCTTTTTGCATTTGGGCGTCGATTTTGTCGTAGGGTTGTGTGATGAGGCTTTCGGGGTCGCCTGCTTTTGACGTGTAAGTTATTGCCTTAAACGGTCTAATATCAACCAACGGGGTCAGCTCACGATATATCTTTCTTTTTTAGCGCATCTATAACCGCATTAGCTATTTGTATGCTTGCCTTCAGTTGTGCCTCATGCGTTTGGGCGCCAATATGAGGCGTAGCTATAACGTTTGGTAAGGTTAGTAGTTTGGGGTTTTTGGGTGGTTCCTCTTCAAAGACATCGACAGCGGCACCTGCAACTTTGCCCGTTACGAGAGCTTGGTAGAGGGCTTCTTGGTCAACGACTCCACCTCGACTGCAGTCGATAATGCGTACGCCAGTTTTCATAAGGTCAAATTCTTTGGTGGAGATTAAATGGCGGGTTTTTGGGGTAAGCGGGACATGTAGAGTAATGTAGTCTGCTTTGGGAAGCATCTCCGCGAGGGGAACAAAGCGGTCAACCACACATTCTTCCACGGGCAAAACATGCATGCCTAACGCTATAGCTAAACGTTCAACTGTTTTGCCAATGTAACCACAACCGATGACACCCAGCGTTTTGCCGTTGATTTCGGTACCCATCAGTTTTTCTTTTTCCCATTTCCCCTCTCTCAATGTCAGGGTGCCCTGTACAATGTTGCGGCTCAAGGCTATCATATGACCGATGGCGAGTTCTGCCACACTCAAATAAGAAACATGAGGGGTATTGACAAGGGTGATGCCGAGAGTTTTGGCGCGTTCAAAGTCAACATTGTCAAGTCCTTCACCTGCGCGTCCGATTACCTTAAGGTTTTTAGCGTTTTCGAGAAGTTCGCCGCGGACTTTGGTGGCGGAACGAACGATTAGCACATCAAAGTCGCCGATGATTTTGGGGAGCTCAGGTTTGGGTATAGTCCAACCGCAAGTAACCTCATAGCCTTGATTTTGGAGGCACTTTATGCCTTCATCTGCTATGCGGTCACTTACGAGGACTTTTATGGTCACGCTAATCCCCAGAGTTCATCAATTAAAGCAATCACTTCTTTGATGCCCGAGAGGTTCCATTCACCCATGTGACCTATGCGGAAGGTTTTTTCTGCCATCTTGCCATAGCCACCGCTGATTAGGAAGCCGTGCTCGCCAAGTTTTTGGTTAAGTTCCTTTACGTTTTTGCCTAACGTGTTGGTTATGCAGCTAACTGTTATGGATTCGTAGCCAGGTTCGGGGTACATGGCGAAGTGTTTCTTTGCCCATGCCTGAGTGTAGTTTGCCATGTCGAGGTGACGTTGGTAGACTTTGTCGTAGGTTTCTTCAAGCAATAGATCCATGCGTTTGTTGAGGGCGTAGAGCAGGGAAATGTTTGGGGTAAAGGGAGTTTGATGTTTCTTTTCAAACTCGAATATATCCACGAGGTCAGTGTAAGCACCGCGGTTAGGAACTTCTTTGGCGCGTTCGATAGCGCGGTTAGATACTAACGCGACAGCTAAGCCAGGGGGTAAAGCGAAGCATTTCTGGGTGCTGCCAAAGAGGACATCGCAGTTGAATTCTTGGGGGAAGGTTTTGTCACCTGCCATGGAAGAAACTGCGTCTACAGCGAAGATTATGTCAGGGTATTCTTTTTTGACCATTTTGCCGATTTCAGCGACTGGGCTTCTAACGCCTGTGGATGTTTCGTTGTGGCAAATGGTGAGGGTGTCGTATTTGCCGCCTGCAAGTTTTTCGGCGACCATTTCGGGTTTGATGGCTTTACCCATCTCGACTTCTAGGATGTCGGTTTCTTTGCCGCATGCTTTTAGTGTCTGGGCACAGCGTTGTGAGAAAGCGCCGTTGACGCATGCGAGTGCTTTTTGTTTAACGATGCTTCGACCAACGATGTCAAACCACAGGGTGCCTGAGCCAGTGGTGACGGTTGGTTGGTAGTCGGGGGTTAATTGGAAGTATCGGCTGATTTTATCGGTGATTCCGCCGTAGAGGTCGGAGAACGCTGTTTCTCTATGACCAATTAAAAACTGAGTTTGTTCATTTAGGATTTCTTTACTTACTTCTGTGGGACCCGGAATCAAGAGTTTCTTATGCATAGATAAGCCTTCAGCAAAAGAGGTTAGCCTTAATAATATAAGGCTTATGTGCACAACTTCATGCGTTTTAATCAACAAAAATGCTAAGAAGCCACAAAACCAACCCTGCGGTTTTGTTTAGAGGCGATTTTGCTTTTGATTCGACAAAGCAAATTGAGGGATTGTTGTGGTTTGGGGAATATGTCGAGTTTTGAAATCTGATTATTATGCTATCATGCTGACCTCTGAATTAAGAGGAAAATAAGAGGCATGTATGTGGCTAAACCACAAATAACCCAAGCATTCCCAAGCTTAGTGCTAGTCCTGATGGGTTTGATGGATT
The DNA window shown above is from Candidatus Bathyarchaeota archaeon and carries:
- a CDS encoding alanine--glyoxylate aminotransferase family protein → MHKKLLIPGPTEVSKEILNEQTQFLIGHRETAFSDLYGGITDKISRYFQLTPDYQPTVTTGSGTLWFDIVGRSIVKQKALACVNGAFSQRCAQTLKACGKETDILEVEMGKAIKPEMVAEKLAGGKYDTLTICHNETSTGVRSPVAEIGKMVKKEYPDIIFAVDAVSSMAGDKTFPQEFNCDVLFGSTQKCFALPPGLAVALVSNRAIERAKEVPNRGAYTDLVDIFEFEKKHQTPFTPNISLLYALNKRMDLLLEETYDKVYQRHLDMANYTQAWAKKHFAMYPEPGYESITVSCITNTLGKNVKELNQKLGEHGFLISGGYGKMAEKTFRIGHMGEWNLSGIKEVIALIDELWGLA